TTGGGACCCCCGAGCAAACGGCCCCACAAGATCTCGATTTATCAAAAGCCGTGACACTGAACCACGCACGGCACCAGCCAAGCTGGCGAAAGGCTCCACCTAACAAATCAGAAAATAGGCCTTTTTGAAAGCAGTAAGCAGATAACCCAACAGTGACATCTGCTGGGGATGTAGTTCCAGAACACAAGGTCTATTTTTGCAAATGATCTGCAGATTATATCGTCTATCACAACCATTTCAAATTATTGtctaattgtttcatttttatgtctTCATATTAACTGCAGCAcctatgtatgtatatatatatatatatatatatatatatatatatatacatatataaatttaaaaatcttgatatttatattttaactaGGTCTGCAACTAATGATAATTTTgataatcaatttatttgttgATTATTTCTTTGATTAATTGTTTGGAAAATTCCAAATGACTAAAttactcattttaatttataaaaatcaattcattttaatccaacatttttaaaaaatactattgTCCTCCAAACAATGATCAATTTGAAGgctatgaaaacaaatatagtgAATGTATCTATGCTATACAttgtgcaacaaaaaaaaaggttaaaatataaacattatattctaaaccaaaaacaaacaaacagaaaacaacaacaactaattGCATAccattttaaaaccattttaatcactaaaattcattaaaaaaacaaaaacacagactaAATCTAAAACTCATACGAGGAATACGCACATTCACTCATCTGAAcatgaattaattaaacaataattatattacatttatattccaTTACAATAATCACTGTTACTGCTCTCATAAAATACAACTTGTCGCATACATTTGTCGAACAAGAAATATTGTAGTGCAATGTAAATTTTAGTCAGAATTGCATTCTTATTCTGTTTGACATGCATACACTACCTTTCCCACAGCAGCTCACTCTCTGTCCTCCTCTATTTCCAGATGCATTTAGATGCATGgagatctatctatctctatttTCCTTCTTCATGGAGTTAGTTTGTGGAGTTAGTATATGTAAATTGTGTGTTTACAAGGCTTTTTAAAAACCGCGGTCCCAATGTTTTGTATGGCATGTGTCAGTCGATCAACTTAAACTTACGTCACTAGTAGTTCCTATTGTGCTggtttagaccctactctgaagtaggaccTAATTTAGTCCAATCCAAATAAGTGTTCCAATAAACTAAAATCATTCCCAGTTCCTGGAGTGCGAATGTGTCAAAAAGCAGGTACTTCCACCAATAGTTAGAGAAACTACGAAAACCTTCCTGTGGAGCGAAAGCCCCTAAAGACTCAACTATGTAAGTGACTAAGTGTAGACCAACCAGACGTGTCCCACAGACTCATAAAATACGGCAACTAATgggtttaaatgtattaaagggaCTTGGTCTCACACTGCATTTGTTCAGTGGGTACAAATCCAGAGCTAAGCTTTACAAAAAGCTCATTAAcagatccagcagcttttcctCACCTCAAGAGATGTTCCCATGACAATGAGTAAGTCTGCTATCGGGAAGTCTGTCAGGTAGGTGAAGAACTGCTGAGGAAGCTCCTCACCAAAGAACACAATGTCAGGCTTGATGATTCCTTTACAAGTAGGGCATTTGGGTATTGTTCCTTCCATGATATCATTCTAATGAGAGACAGCCATAAGTCAGGAGcttaattaattattacaaCAATCATACCATAAGCAAATCACAGTGAAAAACTATTCTGTCAGAATCAGGTTGTGACATGCTTGTTTAGAAATGAGATAGTTGTGAGTTTATTTGAAGTGCAGTTCCAGGTGTAAAAAATTCAAAACCACAATTCAACGACACATACTTACCCTGAGTTCCTCTCCCTTGTAATCCCTTCGGCAAACTGTGCATGTGGCCGTGGCAAATGTTCCATGTGCCTCCACCAACATCTTTGGGGGAATGCCAGCCACTGAAATCAATGAAAGGTCAGtgacatttataaatgatttacacaAACATTGAGTCTGCTAGActttttgataataataaataacatatttcattaaaatagcCTAATCATTATATGAATCTGGAGCcagttgaataaaaataagaatattaatACCAGATTGACTAAATTGTATCAACAGGCTCTTGTTTTACCTGACAGACTTCAGTCCATTAGACATATATGATAATCTTGATATTTACACTcattcacattttaaaagaGAGAACATTATGTCAATTAATTACTTTGTTAGCAGCTTTTCAACACAGCATGCCTCTCTGAGCATCAGTCCACGTTCTGCATGTcaagtaaaataatcataaaaaaagaatgtacatttttatgtttcccTTTGTATAAGTATTTATCGTAATTTAGTTCAAATACAGTTTCGGAATTTGatctatatataaaattactaatggtaaaaaacatatttttaccGTTAGTTAGTGAGACAAAAGAACTTTACTCACTTCGCTCTAGTCCATCAATGTTTTGCGTGTACATCCTGAGTAGTTGTCCCTTATCATGAAGCAGGCGAACGAAGTAGTGTGTCAGATTGGGTTGGTAATTACCAGGATAAAGCTCTTTGGCAAGAGCAAAAAAAGGGGTTGGATTGTGATGaaagtaatttatttcaaatatggcTTCAGCATAGGGCAGATTGTACTGTTGAAGGTTGTCATAAAGACCGCTGCCGGGTGTTCTGTGGGAGAAATACGATTTGAGAGAAGTTGCAACCAACTCAAAGGTGGATTAGGTGACAACCGCCCTTATGAGTCGTTCTTTACCTGAAGTCTGGGATTCCACTGGGTGTGCTGATACCCGCCCCTGCCATCACCACAATTCTTTTGAACTTGCGTTCTCTGATATCTTCTGCAATGTCCTCCAGAGTCTGCTGGTGAACGTTGCCACGGCCTCCTCCGAAGAGCCCTCTTACGCCACCACATCTTATGAAGGCAGCTCTATCAGGTCAAAATGTCAGATTAACGTTCAAATCACTGGGGAATTTCTGGGATCAtaactggaagaaaaaaaaaagaaagaaagaaaagaaaacaatacttACGGACAATAAAGGAATTGTGAAAGAAATACAGCACCATTTTGTGCATGAGGGATATGTGGCAATATCTTTTGATGGGCAAGGTTTGTCCTTGACAGATCTGAGGAAAAGCATAATTGTAAGATTCCCTCCAACAGCATTACAGACTAATCACCCAAAAATAAGCTACTTTGCAAACATCAAAAATagcatgcatttttttattttattttttttaggacGCTTTGCTTCTCTGGTAAACATACattattgtttttagttttaaggATGTTTGGATATTTTAACTCGAAAACAAGACTAAGACAAATATTATTTCAGCGCAGAAACAGCAATTCATCATTCGTGTATAAATGAGTGTATACCAATGACACTGGCATGTGTAACATGAAGTAGCTACAGCAGAAACAATAACAAGAACATACTTTCAGTAGTAGACAGTCCTCTTCTCCATAAAGATTTATCTGTAAAACAGTATCTGCACACATTTAGACCCGTTTTTAGGTACAGCATAATGGACTCAGGCTAGACTCCTACTTTGTCAAAAGGCATACATTATTTCAGCGAATTTGCAGtggtaaataaaaacatacaggAACAGCCAGAGGCAGACTGGTGACGCAGTTATTACCGTAACAGACATAATGGAGTTTACATCAAATTACATGACAGACGAAAAACGCAATTTGTCCATTCATTCTCACCCATGTATgcactaaaatatattatatccATACAACATGACTATATTATGGTTATTACAGGCTTTTaaatccctttttttttttaaatatatatatatatataaatgatttgAGTTCAAACTTTATAATGCGTAATTACTACAGTACTTACGATTGGATGTCGCGAATGGAGCGTTTCTGATGACAGCTTGTTCATTCTTGTTGAATGGATAAtggataataaaatatataaacatttaattgtcgataattagtcaaaaatataaattaaaagtcTTTAATTCTTCATTATCTTCGATGTACAGCGTGTATGCAAATAGACTTGCAAGCTAAAGCTAGTATAGGTGAGGTTAGGTAGGTCATGAACTGAGATGTATAACGTTATAGGAGATCTGAGGTAACTTACATGTAAAACTTTCATTGGTAGATTCCATATTTTAATagttatatatttgtattttaacaaaacacatttttttggtAATTTAACTATTTCTTATGTATTTTGTGATTTTGTCTATAAGCTAAATAAAAGTCGGACTTTACTTTTGCTTTTCTGTATCGCGCTGTGACGTCACTACGGATGCGCCGCGGACTGTTTATCAATCAGAGGAAGCAAAGGAGGTGAGTATTTTTCAGTGATTTTAGGTGCATGAATggatagaaaacattttaacgtggtttatttttattgttattattattattattacaaatgtgCTCCGGCAATTTTACGGCGCCGTCTTGTGTTAGTAATGTTAAATGAACGTGGAAGTAATATTGTATTGCTTTATGTGCAGttctaatatttgtttattttttaagtagCTCAAATATTGATATAATAGTAAAGAACATTGATACGTTAGAAGCAGAGATATTTACATTGCATCGCATtttctaaaactttttttaatctctTGAATTTATTCCatgtgtttttgaaagtttaTTCAACTCTTTTTCTATAGAATGTCAGTTTTCAACAGCAGGCTGTCAAGATCGAAAAAAAGACTATGTActataaaagtagtccatatgagTCATCTTATTAAATTAAGAAACAGTACAAAATTTTTAATGGTTTCTCTATTACAATCTTAGATTTCTTCAGACTGGTGCACCATGTTCAGTTACACATACAGTCATGGTCAAAatttgtatttgagaaaaacatttatttcataatgatatttccccccattttaaattcttattgtccaatgaaatgttagatttttgtgaattgtttaaataaaagatcaaaaggattaacaatgcagattaattttcacagacttctttgatcatatttaccaagggtgccgatatttttggccaagACTGTATAAGAGATCCTATGGCATGGTGCATTAGTATGGACTTTTAACCTATTAGGTCCTGTTCCCAActactttaaaatgcattttcaggGATCCAATCACAAGTGAACTCCTAGTGAGTATGTGTCTTTCCCAGACCAGTCCTTCTGAGGCTATCCTCCTCAGCATTAAGGTCTTTAATGAAACCATCTATTAAGTCTACATGGCAACATCATTAATGTTTCCGTCCTCCGTGGTCAAAACACAAAactactattaaaatattttagaaaaaaaaatactttatattaAAAGTCTTTATATTAGCTGACTTTCTTTTCAACACTATACAGTAAATGACAATCTGTGTTCTCCCAGTGGTTTACATCAAGGGTAGTTTAAGCATTATGTGATTAATTTACCACAAAACATAATGCCTTCAAATCCAAAAAgatgtttgttttgtatttcataaTGAAATTGAACGAGCCACGTACCGACTCATTTTCAGCCATTTCTCTTTTGTTAATTGGAATGTGTGCAAAGGACTGCTGATCGGAAGGCGTGAAGGATACACTTGATGAGTCCTTCAAAATTCATCAAATGAAGGACATGAAATGAAGGCTGCCTTCTAAGTATCCTTCAAATTGAAACGGCCTTCAGTGGCACTTGATGATGCAGTATTTCAAGGAGAggtatagacaaaaaaaaaaaaaaaagtataataaaaggAATAAGGAGGGCGGCTGCgatttccaccataatttgcattGCAGCAAATttctaatttttaatttttaaatttttttggtaCACTTTCTCACAACATGTCCCGCTTGATGTGTTTAGGTGGGTGGGCAGTGAATAGTTGGTGCCTCACTGTGGTTTAGGATGAATTCAGGATGGATAATTTTTCCACTACAAAAATGCAGTGTGGTCTCATGCATTTATAGCTACCTCTGTATGTGCTTTCAGTGATCTGATCACAAAATGTTTTAGATTCCTTTTAACTTGTATTTAGCGCTGACCAGTTGAAAAGCATCTTAAAACTAGGGGTGTAAATCGGATGGTTCGGCACGATACAATACGATATCGATTCTCAGACCCAGCAATACGATATTTGCCGATACCTCAAAAAAATCTATGATACGATTACGATTCGATTTGATACAGGAGTATATCGATGATTATATACCTATGTTAAACAACCatctacattttttattaactcacaaatgcaaccaaaatatataacatgaacatttatctgaaattttcacatCCTGTACCTCAGTTGGGACATTCACAACaaaaaataggcctatacacttttttttttttttttttttttttaatgataaagaaaataaacaaatggaaaaacaattctGGCTGCTATGGGCTCAGTGCTTTTCTACAgatagcagaaaataaatacaatagaacaaagacacaaattcaataaacagtgcttttcagGTTCTTCTGCTCTGTCTAAAAATAAATTGCAGGTATGCTatagaaatgtaataatcaaatgtaaaataactgcagTCTTCACAGTATAacttaaatatagattaataatTTTTGATGTTACAAAGGTTATTTAGTCAGGAGCAGTGAGCACCTGTATTTTTCTTTGACAGCGTTTTCTTTGATTAGACAACTGATCACAGCCAAATGGAAGAGCTTCACACAACGAGGACATCTGAAGCATCACATAAGAATTCACACAGGTGAGAGGCCTTTCTCATGCCATTTGTGTGGTAAAGGTTTCACACAGGCACAAAGCCTCAAAAAGCCATTTGGCTGTGATCAGTTGTCCCGATTGGGCTTTTGCGGTGGCGGCTCCAAAACCATGGAACAGTCTTCCCTCCAACATTAGAGTTGCTCCTACtcgaaatatttttttttaaaaacgtctGAAGGctcattttttatgtgtagCTTTTGAGACTGCAGTGTGTTGAGGCACTGGTTTCTGGTACTGTCCTTGATGTTTTATTTGGTGTTTTGTTACTGTTGTCTTCTATTTGTGGAATTATTTTTACTATTGTACAGCACTATTTAAAACACGGATTTAATATAGGCTACTGATACACATGCgctttctttctcaactgtttacgtCAAGACATATGCCTAACCGACTGCGTTTACTAGGATATTCGCCCAAACACGCATTTTGACAAAAAAGCAGAAAAGAGCTCAATTTAGTACTCGCACGGTGTAGACatgactgtctgtgtgtgtgagcttcAGATGTGTGTACAGAAAACTTCTCACACAGCCCTTGACTGTTCCGCCATTTATCCCAAGCGTCTTTTATGCTCGCCTTGTGCCTTCGGACAGTCCTTATATAGAGTCCTGATATGTGAGTTTGAACGAGAATGCACGCGTCGACGGTAATGCATAGATGgacattatgtgaaaatgtggaCAGTCCCAAAATAAAGGTGCCTAATTATACTATAGATATCGATATTTTACGCGTGGCATCGATGCATCGTATGGTTAGACATCGTATCGATGTATCGATtaatcgttacacccctacttaAAACCAGGTGGAAACAGGCACTTAGTGTTCTACAATAAGTACAACCTGTTTATGATTAAACGCACATGaataacaaatttaaatataataccatttataaattgtatattGATATTCATGATAAAATGGGCAAGTTGAATTTTTGTCCACATGGTACCCACATGTTTTTTCTTCTACTGTCGTGTTGCGAAATCAGAATGAGAATGCATGAAACAAATACATCAGTTGTTACTTGGGTGATGCCGTGATACTGTGTGCAAGCACTGGAGTGTGTGCATTATGGTGGACGAACAGTTAGTCTGGTTTttagaacttttttttctttttgcttttcagaAAGTATACATCCCATGACACAAAACAGAAAACCAACAAGGTTTACCTTAATATGCCTTAATATAACCAGCAATATACTGAGATGATGTAGTTATAATAACATTCTTGAGCATAATATACCTTGCCAACAGGTTTGTAGAAAATGCTTAACTAGGTCTATATTATAAAACCATCACCACATCACTACAGGTGTTTTTCCAGCAGGTGTTAGCTAAGAATGCTGAGAATTCTGGGCCGTGAACAGTttagagaaaacattaaaagtcCTCTTAAACTCTAAAAAGTGTCCTGTCCTACCCCTGAAGTGTTAGTTTCCTGCAGAGGTGGTGACCCTGCATGAGTGGGACTGGAAACCCCTGCTTTAATGTCTGTAGTGCATGTAGTTCATACTGTATGTAGTTACTCTAATTGCACGATGCTTTGTACGAAATGTAACGATGCTACCTGCTGATTATGGAGAAGGTTGAATCTCTCCCTCTCATATAGGCCAGGCCTCATAAACAAAGATAACTTCCTTACGTGGGGAAAATGACAATCCACCCACAGATATTGCAACAGATCTGTTGAGTTGAAGTAGATCTGTTCACATCATGCAGTGTCTGTTGTTTTTCTCACTGAGGGAACATGATGTGCCACTAGCCACTGACACGTCTGACCTGCTTGTTCTCTCAGTCTATGTGTCCAAGTATATGTGGCAGCTATCTGTATGCCATGTGGACTTTGAAATTGGTAAGTGCATGGTACACCTGCATATGCCTTGTCTTTTAGCCCATGAATCCGACATGGGATTTATATAATTGTCATCCTGCTGTTTATTAACAGCTGGCAGTTTAAAAAAGGATTTGGTTGTTTATTTTCACAGGTTTGGTTTGATTTTGGTTTGAAAATCATACAACTCAATCTTCAGTGAAGTCACTCCCACAGCAAATCACCAATAAATGCTGGAAGTATTCCCATCAAAGAGGCCACTGTGGTTCAAGCCAGCAGGAATCAAGTGTGGTGTAATAACAATTTCCACATAACGCTGTGGTAAAGATGGATTTTGTTGAAGAGACTGAAGACGTCAGTGATGCTGAATGATGAAGAGGCTGAAGAACAAAAAGGTTGGTGTTGATTTATGATTGTTCAGTAATTACTTTCAGGCAGTTTACCAAATTTGACTTTTAGATGtgctttaatttaaaatttgttcCTCTTGAATTTCCTTTTGATATGTTACTATGTTTATTTTAGAACTGATGGAATCGAACAAGGAATGTCAAGCACAGAATGAAAAGGAGGAGAATCAGGAAGCCCACAATGCCTTAACTGGAGAAAACTCTTTTAGTGGTTCACAAACTTCAGAGGATTTCTCACATGAAAGCACAGAAgccaaaaattattttgcatgCCACCATTGTAGAAAGACTTTTTCACAAAAAGGACACCTGAAGTATCACATAAGAATTCATACTGGTGAAAGGCCTTACAAGTGCCCTCAGTGTGACAAGACTTTTACTCAAAAAGGCCACCTTAGGGATCATATAATAACTCACACCGGTGAGAGGCCATTCacatgccctcagtgtggaaagggtTTCATGAGTAAAGGAAACCTTAATGTCCACATTAAAATTCACGCCCAAGAGAGGCCTTTCACATGTCCGCAGTGTGGAAAGACTTACACGTGTAAAGGACACCTTAAGGAGCACATAGGATCCCACACTGGTGAGAGGCCTTTCACATGCACACAATGTGAAAAGAGTTTCACACGGAAAGGAAACCTTAATATTCACATGAAAACTCACACTAGAGAGAGGCCTTACacatgccctcagtgtggaaagagttacACATCTAAAGGACACCTTAAGGAGCACATAGGATCCCACACTGGTGAGAGGCCTTTCGCATGTCCTCGATGTGGAAAGTCTTTTACACGTAAAGGAAGTCTTAACATTCACATAAAAGGTCACACTAGAGAGAGTCCTTACAcatgctctcagtgtggaaagtgttTCCCAACTAAAGGAAATCTTGATAGTCACAtaagaattcacactggagagaagccgttcacATGTCCTCAATGTGGGAAGAGCTTCACACAACGAGGACATCTGAAGCATCACATAAGAATTCACACAGGTGAGAGGCCTTTCTCATGCCATTTGTGTGGTAAAGGTTTCACACAGGCACAAAGCCTCAAAAAGCCATTTGGCTGTGATCAGTGTGGTCAAGAATTTGTATTGGAGTCATTGCTGAGAAGAACCTGAGGATGCATTCAAACAAGCAGCCTTATTTGTGCTGTGTTTGTGGGAAGAGTTTTCTATTGCTTGACTATTTTAAACAGCACCAGAAAATACACAGTGGTGTGAAGCCTCATGTTTGCTCTGAATGTGAAAATTCCTTCATGAGAGCCAGAGACTTGGAGCGGCATAAAAGACTCCATGCTGGAGAAAAACCTTTAAAGTGCTCACACTATGGAAAGGGTTTCACTGAGTCTGGAAACCTAGTAAAACATGAAAGAGtgcacactggagagaagccattcCACTGCCTTTCATGTGGGAGGAGTTTTAGACAATCACAATTGGCTCATATAGAAAAGCACTGTCCACAAGTGGACACAGTGTCCAACCTTCAGGCTTCAGTTCCAAACGCATTGTGtgaaattcaaattcaaaacaaCAGTAGGAATAAGACAGTTCAGTGTGATAAACTTTATAATTTGAATGCACTTAATGCGTCTGTTTAGACCAACATGAACATAATCATGCAGTATATGCAACATTTTTTATGTACAGGTATTGTTATCTGTTTTCCATTGCACTGCGAAGAAAACTGGCCAACCATTAAGAACTGAGCGTTTGGTCACATGCCCAGAGCCACTGCTGTTACATAAAACTAGTAACTGGTGCCACTTAAAAAAAGACTATTTTGCTAAATGGTTGTAAATAGCAGAGAATGAATCCGGAACTAGCTCTATTGTCTCAGTACacttgttttggttttgtttgatAAAACTATAGTGAATACGAAAGACTGAAATACTGTTTCAAAACTTCTTTTGAAAGAATGTCAGTGAATTAGCATTTTCATTAACCTGTATGCCATTTAACACAATCTGCAAAGATGAATCACATGTGgaaatcaaaaataataaaaaattgtgacgaacattcttttttttcaaattaaaaactaCAAAGTTGATGTCTCGTGCCAGATATTTGTTTCTTGTGTGTATCACCATCAGTAAATAGTGTATGTGGGACTGATTTGGAGAATGAAAACTTAAAGCTAATGACATGCAGTACATGAAGAATTGATTGttagagcagtgagagatttgtTACATTGATTCACAACGAAATCTTGAGTTCATGAATCTTTCTGAACaattcatttttgtaaattattttttatgcatttgttttagTGAAATGTATATAATTGTCCAGATAAAAGACAATCCTTCAAATGTATGATGGGCTATGCCTTTATTCTCGACCTTTTAAGTAGAACgactttttaatacttttttcagtattttctgTCTGCGCTATCATTATTGAGAGAACTGTgataaatatttgattattttttcccAACCCCCATTAGTAACCACAAAACATACTGGGAGCAGAGAACAAATAGTTTCAATGAAGGTGGTTGAGGCACACTTGATGGCAGCATCAAAAGCTGTGCCTAGGTAGTCTGATAAGAAACCTGCACTGGTGTATCGCTTTGCAACTGGAACCTGTACCCTTTTACAACACCAGATGGAGCAACCGCAGAGTTTcattgcttaaagggatagttcacctaaaaaaatcatttattcacccttataTCCTTCAAATAAtgtcattgttttatttgtccatacaatggaagtcaacgGCCAGGTGAACaaaaaggtttggaacaacatgatggtgaatagatgatgacaattttcagtttgggtgaactattcattttgATAATGTCTTTTTATAATGGTTTTGGATTTGTTTGCCTTGTCttagcgtttttttttttttacaaaccagTATAAACCAAGACTGACATTAAATGATTTATGTGAGGATTTTAGTCTTAATGAGCTAGATGGTAAGTGTTTCAATTAACTTAGGAAAATAAGtacttgttgttgttgttttttctgtaAATGACACCAGCTCAATTTTTTAACAgtcaaacatgcattttctttACATTTGACTAATTACACCTAAATAATATTGAATTCAGAAATCCTATATGCACGTTTTAGTGgccgtttttattttatacatcagGCCCCTGCAACTAGACGCCATTGGAATGAACCAATGaggttgttttcattttttaagtaGAGGAAGCACAGATGTTCCTTGCCAATGGCAAAAATGTGTACTTGGATCTAATTCATTATTATATCGTTAGCAATGTTGCTCCAAAACCAGCAGGCTTAACAAACTACTACCAAATGGTGAATGtacctaataaaataaatgaccaAGCTACATAATGATATTTTTCAATTtctaacaacaaaaataaaattttattaccAAGCCCTCTGCATCCATCTGCCTGCAtgtcaaatattttcaaatactgtTATGTATATCAAGGTTTCAATTACTGGCTTTTTTAAGGACTCATCCAAGTGAAAGCTTTCGCGATAGTATATAGAAGCCAAGTGgggcaaaaatacattaattaaaagGCCAGTGTCAAATAATCCGATATTTTTTCTCACGCAAACAGCGCTCATCATGCTCGCGTACAATGCCAGTGAAGAACAGAATTCAGGCAGCACCCAAAATGGAATTTTAGAGGCTGTTTAATGAATATTGATCTTAGCTCAGTATCTGATTTTTAGTGCTGTTTAGGCATATGCATATTGCATAACCTATAAAGAAGGAGGGCCTTTAAACATTTGTACCCATGAgcataaatttaaaaactgttgcaaGAATACATCTATTTTTTCTCTCTGATAAAGGTGAAAGTATCTtcgaaaacagaaaaaaattatgtataaaataatttatttttcatgcattCCTACAGAATGCATTGATACCAGAAAATAAGGTCTAAGTCATAAcatgcacttttaaaaaaaagaatgtgcATGTCAGTTATTAGCAGTTCATCCAacttttcagttgttttatattaaatataagatatatatatatcactttaACTTGATTATGTGTGTTGAGCATGCTTCAAAAGAATCTATTTATGCAATTAGCGTATCACTggttattgcatttta
The sequence above is a segment of the Onychostoma macrolepis isolate SWU-2019 chromosome 07, ASM1243209v1, whole genome shotgun sequence genome. Coding sequences within it:
- the sirt3 gene encoding NAD-dependent protein deacetylase sirtuin-3, mitochondrial isoform X3; this translates as MAGIPPKMLVEAHGTFATATCTVCRRDYKGEELRNDIMEGTIPKCPTCKGIIKPDIVFFGEELPQQFFTYLTDFPIADLLIVMGTSLEVEPFASLAGAVRGSVSRLLINRDLVGPFARGSQRHNDVAELGDVVSGVKKLVELLGWKQELEALMNVGGDKTSVNKEE
- the sirt3 gene encoding NAD-dependent protein deacetylase sirtuin-3, mitochondrial isoform X1, with amino-acid sequence MLYLKTGLNVCRYCFTDKSLWRRGLSTTENLSRTNLAHQKILPHIPHAQNGAVFLSQFLYCPAAFIRCGGVRGLFGGGRGNVHQQTLEDIAEDIRERKFKRIVVMAGAGISTPSGIPDFRTPGSGLYDNLQQYNLPYAEAIFEINYFHHNPTPFFALAKELYPGNYQPNLTHYFVRLLHDKGQLLRMYTQNIDGLERMAGIPPKMLVEAHGTFATATCTVCRRDYKGEELRNDIMEGTIPKCPTCKGIIKPDIVFFGEELPQQFFTYLTDFPIADLLIVMGTSLEVEPFASLAGAVRGSVSRLLINRDLVGPFARGSQRHNDVAELGDVVSGVKKLVELLGWKQELEALMNVGGDKTSVNKEE
- the LOC131544509 gene encoding gastrula zinc finger protein XlCGF8.2DB-like, giving the protein MLNDEEAEEQKELMESNKECQAQNEKEENQEAHNALTGENSFSGSQTSEDFSHESTEAKNYFACHHCRKTFSQKGHLKYHIRIHTGERPYKCPQCDKTFTQKGHLRDHIITHTGERPFTCPQCGKGFMSKGNLNVHIKIHAQERPFTCPQCGKTYTCKGHLKEHIGSHTGERPFTCTQCEKSFTRKGNLNIHMKTHTRERPYTCPQCGKSYTSKGHLKEHIGSHTGERPFACPRCGKSFTRKGSLNIHIKGHTRESPYTCSQCGKCFPTKGNLDSHIRIHTGEKPFTCPQCGKSFTQRGHLKHHIRIHTGERPFSCHLCGKGFTQAQSLKKPFGCDQCGQEFVLESLLRRT
- the sirt3 gene encoding NAD-dependent protein deacetylase sirtuin-3, mitochondrial isoform X2 translates to MAGAGISTPSGIPDFRTPGSGLYDNLQQYNLPYAEAIFEINYFHHNPTPFFALAKELYPGNYQPNLTHYFVRLLHDKGQLLRMYTQNIDGLERMAGIPPKMLVEAHGTFATATCTVCRRDYKGEELRNDIMEGTIPKCPTCKGIIKPDIVFFGEELPQQFFTYLTDFPIADLLIVMGTSLEVEPFASLAGAVRGSVSRLLINRDLVGPFARGSQRHNDVAELGDVVSGVKKLVELLGWKQELEALMNVGGDKTSVNKEE